A genome region from Mycolicibacterium litorale includes the following:
- a CDS encoding flavin-containing monooxygenase, translated as MSSQLRHERVLIVGAGPCGLAIARQLRHEQNVDALVLDRAAAPASAWRDRYDGFRLNTCGYWSHLPGQPIPRRYGRWPRRDDMVDYFDSYVRRQRLRLALGVTVTRIDRDDDRWHLTTDAESYTADAVVIATGNYHTPALPAWPGMEGFTGELLHSADYRNPWPFAGRDVLVVGVGNSATDIALQLSDGVAARVRLAVRNPPHLVPRSAAGIPVDAFSAALQRLPVPVLDHAAAVVSRLWFGDLSPAGLPAPRKGIYRALLDDGSIPTLGDELVPRIKAGRIEVVGAVESFEAADVVLADGGRIRPDVVIGATGYRHGLEPLVGHLGVLDEDGAPLVNGLPGAAPGLWFAGYDEPLIGPLQSFRLQAGPLAAEVARAVRPLDAERELVADE; from the coding sequence ATGTCTTCTCAACTGCGCCATGAACGCGTCCTCATCGTGGGCGCGGGCCCCTGCGGATTGGCGATCGCCCGCCAACTCCGCCACGAACAGAACGTCGACGCGCTGGTCCTCGACCGCGCGGCCGCGCCGGCGTCGGCCTGGCGTGACCGCTACGACGGTTTCCGTCTCAACACCTGTGGCTACTGGTCGCACCTGCCGGGACAACCCATCCCCCGGCGTTACGGCCGCTGGCCCCGGCGGGACGACATGGTCGACTACTTCGACAGTTACGTTCGGCGCCAACGGCTCCGGCTGGCTCTCGGGGTCACGGTGACCCGCATCGACCGCGACGACGACCGGTGGCACCTCACCACCGACGCAGAGTCGTACACCGCCGACGCCGTGGTGATCGCGACCGGGAACTATCACACCCCGGCGCTGCCGGCCTGGCCGGGAATGGAGGGCTTCACGGGCGAACTGCTGCACTCGGCCGACTACCGCAATCCCTGGCCGTTCGCCGGGCGCGACGTGCTGGTGGTCGGGGTGGGCAACTCCGCCACCGACATCGCGCTGCAACTCAGCGACGGGGTGGCCGCCCGGGTGCGACTGGCCGTGCGCAACCCGCCACACCTGGTGCCCCGGTCAGCCGCCGGAATACCGGTCGACGCGTTCAGCGCGGCGCTCCAGCGACTGCCGGTCCCGGTACTCGATCACGCGGCCGCGGTGGTGAGCAGGCTGTGGTTCGGCGACCTGAGCCCGGCGGGCCTGCCGGCGCCGCGAAAAGGTATCTACCGTGCGCTGCTCGACGACGGCAGCATCCCCACCCTCGGTGACGAACTGGTGCCGCGGATCAAGGCGGGGCGGATCGAGGTGGTCGGGGCAGTCGAATCATTCGAGGCGGCCGACGTCGTGCTCGCCGACGGCGGGAGGATCCGGCCGGACGTGGTCATCGGTGCGACGGGATACCGGCACGGCCTCGAACCACTCGTCGGGCATCTGGGTGTACTCGACGAGGACGGCGCGCCACTGGTCAACGGCCTGCCCGGCGCCGCACCGGGGCTGTGGTTCGCCGGTTACGACGAGCCGCTGATCGGTCCGTTGCAGTCGTTCCGGTTGCAGGCGGGCCCGCTCGCCGCGGAGGTCGCCCGCGCCGTGCGCCCGCTTGACGCCGAACGTGAGCTTGTGGCTGACGAATAG
- a CDS encoding pyridoxamine 5'-phosphate oxidase family protein yields the protein MAAVTTSPLSRLTRKPDRGQDLALVHEVFDTAMVATVSTVLDDEPWAVPMLVAREGDRLLLHGSTGAGALRHVAAGAKVCVSAFVFDALVIAERQFDHSANYRSAVVRGVCRVVDGDEAPGLLDRFTEALIPGRAAECPPHSAKELASTLLLEVPIVDGQWVAKARSGPASEGAAWTGVVPVSTRYGAPVSDSPLPVPPSVQRLIDR from the coding sequence ATGGCAGCCGTGACGACATCACCGTTGAGCCGATTGACCCGTAAGCCGGACCGCGGGCAGGACCTCGCCCTGGTGCACGAGGTCTTCGACACCGCGATGGTGGCGACCGTCTCGACAGTGCTGGACGATGAGCCGTGGGCGGTGCCGATGCTCGTCGCACGCGAGGGGGACCGGCTGCTGCTGCACGGGTCGACCGGCGCGGGCGCGCTGCGCCACGTCGCGGCGGGGGCGAAGGTGTGTGTGAGCGCTTTCGTGTTCGACGCGCTGGTGATCGCCGAGCGGCAGTTCGACCACTCGGCGAACTATCGCTCCGCGGTGGTCCGTGGGGTCTGCCGGGTGGTGGACGGCGACGAGGCGCCGGGGCTGCTCGACCGGTTCACCGAGGCGCTGATCCCGGGCCGCGCGGCGGAATGCCCGCCGCATTCGGCGAAGGAACTGGCGTCGACTCTGCTGCTCGAGGTGCCGATCGTCGACGGGCAGTGGGTGGCCAAGGCGAGGAGCGGCCCGGCGTCCGAGGGCGCCGCGTGGACCGGGGTGGTGCCCGTCTCGACCCGTTACGGGGCGCCGGTGTCCGATTCGCCGCTTCCGGTTCCGCCGTCGGTGCAGCGGCTCATCGACCGGTGA
- a CDS encoding FAD-binding dehydrogenase, producing MDADVIVVGAGLAGLVATHELTRRGKRVAVVDQENAANLGGQAYWSFGGLFLVDSPEQRRMRIKDSFELAWSDWQGSAAFDRLDDEDVWAAKWARAYVEWAAGEKRDYLTGHGISFLPTVGWAERGDLTATGHGNSVPRFHVAWGTGTGIVGPFADSAAGRGLVRFHHRHRVDGLVYTDGAVTGVRGTVLAPDGAVRGAPSNRDSVGDFELSAQAVVVTTGGIGANHEIVRRFWPARLGTAPRSMITGVPAHVDGRMLDIAADSGVRLVNRDRMWHYTEGIVNWDPIWPDHAIRILPGPSSMWFDALGRRLPAPYLPGYDTLGTLRYLRTTPDIAEHDHSWFILTQRIIEKEFALSGSEQNPDITAKDRRAFLKERLFSKGGPGPVEAFKKHGVDFVVADDLDGLVAKMNALTDRPLLDPAVIRRQIEARDLQVANPFSKDAQIQGIHNSRSSLADRIGRTTAPHRILDPKAGPLIGIKLHILTRKTLGGIQTDLASRAIGLDGQPIDGLYAAGEVAGFGGGGVHGYNALEGTFLGGCIFSGRAAGRALADRV from the coding sequence ATGGACGCTGACGTCATCGTGGTGGGTGCGGGCCTCGCCGGTCTGGTCGCCACCCACGAGTTGACCCGCCGCGGCAAGAGGGTGGCGGTCGTCGACCAGGAGAACGCCGCCAACCTCGGCGGGCAGGCGTACTGGTCGTTCGGTGGGCTCTTCCTGGTGGACAGCCCCGAACAGCGCCGCATGCGCATCAAGGACTCCTTCGAGCTCGCGTGGAGCGACTGGCAGGGCAGCGCCGCGTTCGACCGGCTCGACGACGAGGACGTGTGGGCGGCCAAGTGGGCGCGCGCCTATGTCGAATGGGCCGCCGGTGAGAAACGCGACTACCTGACCGGGCACGGCATCTCGTTCCTGCCGACCGTCGGCTGGGCCGAACGCGGTGATCTCACCGCCACCGGGCACGGCAACTCGGTGCCCCGCTTCCACGTCGCGTGGGGCACCGGCACCGGGATCGTCGGCCCGTTCGCCGACTCCGCCGCGGGGCGTGGACTCGTGCGGTTCCACCACCGGCACCGCGTGGACGGACTGGTGTACACCGACGGCGCCGTCACCGGAGTGCGCGGCACCGTGCTGGCCCCCGACGGTGCGGTGCGCGGCGCCCCGTCCAACCGCGACTCGGTCGGCGACTTCGAACTCTCCGCCCAGGCGGTGGTGGTGACGACGGGCGGCATCGGCGCCAACCACGAGATCGTGCGCCGCTTCTGGCCCGCCCGGCTGGGCACCGCACCGCGGTCGATGATCACCGGCGTCCCCGCCCACGTCGACGGCCGCATGCTCGACATCGCCGCGGATTCCGGTGTGCGCCTGGTGAACCGGGACCGGATGTGGCACTACACCGAGGGCATCGTCAACTGGGATCCGATCTGGCCGGACCACGCGATCCGCATCCTGCCCGGACCGTCGTCGATGTGGTTCGACGCGTTGGGCCGTCGGTTGCCCGCGCCGTATCTGCCCGGCTACGACACGTTGGGCACGCTGCGTTACCTGCGCACCACCCCCGACATCGCCGAGCACGACCACTCCTGGTTCATCCTGACCCAGCGCATCATCGAGAAGGAGTTCGCGCTGTCCGGGTCGGAGCAGAACCCCGACATCACCGCCAAGGACCGCCGCGCGTTCCTCAAGGAGCGGTTGTTCAGCAAGGGTGGACCCGGTCCCGTCGAGGCGTTCAAGAAGCACGGGGTCGACTTCGTCGTCGCCGACGACCTCGACGGCCTGGTCGCCAAGATGAACGCGCTGACCGACCGGCCGCTGCTGGACCCCGCGGTGATCCGCCGCCAGATCGAGGCGCGCGATCTGCAGGTGGCCAACCCGTTCAGCAAGGACGCGCAGATCCAGGGCATCCACAACTCGCGCAGCTCCCTGGCCGACCGCATCGGCCGCACCACCGCACCGCACCGCATCCTCGATCCGAAGGCCGGACCGCTGATCGGCATCAAACTGCACATCCTGACGCGAAAGACGTTGGGCGGCATACAGACCGACCTGGCCTCGCGCGCCATCGGCCTGGACGGGCAGCCGATCGACGGCCTGTACGCCGCCGGTGAAGTCGCGGGTTTCGGCGGTGGCGGCGTGCACGGGTACAACGCGCTGGAGGGCACGTTCCTCGGCGGGTGCATCTTCTCCGGCCGCGCCGCGGGGCGGGCCCTGGCCGACCGGGTCTGA
- a CDS encoding MmpS family transport accessory protein yields MARRIRWLRGSLVVALVLFAASAAWTLRDDPQEVAVTYEVTGSAGAVEIRYEDSDGALSAPTLVTLPWRRQFTVPLAARFLSLSAGRTGSSSGDVTCRITADGMLIALDGLSGGYTQCTGGLTGR; encoded by the coding sequence ATGGCGCGTCGAATCCGGTGGCTGCGCGGCTCGCTGGTGGTCGCGCTGGTGCTGTTCGCCGCATCGGCCGCGTGGACGCTGCGCGACGATCCGCAGGAGGTCGCCGTCACCTACGAGGTGACCGGTTCCGCCGGCGCGGTGGAGATCCGCTACGAGGATTCCGACGGCGCGCTGTCCGCGCCGACGCTGGTCACCCTCCCGTGGCGGCGGCAGTTCACGGTGCCGCTGGCCGCCCGCTTCCTGTCGCTGAGCGCGGGCCGTACCGGATCGTCGTCCGGGGACGTGACGTGCCGCATCACCGCTGACGGCATGCTGATCGCGCTGGACGGGCTGAGCGGCGGGTACACCCAGTGCACCGGAGGGCTCACCGGTCGATGA
- a CDS encoding mycobacterial-type methylenetetrahydrofolate reductase, whose protein sequence is MPLNTVALELVAPNVERGREHALEDAHKVLRCSAEAGIEGRIGHVMIPGMIEEDSGRPIEMKPKMDVLEFWQIIKPELPGVRGLCTQVTAFLDETALRSRLTELSSAGFDGIAFVGVPRTMNDGEGSGVAPTDALSLYEDLVPNRGAILIPTRDGEQGRFTFKCKQGATYGMTQLLYSDAIVGFLEEFAASNEYRPEILLSFGFVPKMESRVGLINWLIQDPGNAAVAAEQEFVKTLAASEPADKRRMLLDLYKRVIDGVADLGFPLSVHLEATYGVSTPAFETFAEMLEYWSPGTA, encoded by the coding sequence TTGCCCCTGAACACCGTCGCGCTCGAACTCGTGGCGCCGAATGTCGAACGAGGCCGCGAGCATGCGCTCGAAGATGCCCACAAGGTGCTCCGTTGCTCGGCCGAGGCCGGTATCGAGGGTCGCATCGGCCACGTCATGATCCCCGGGATGATCGAGGAGGACAGCGGCCGTCCCATCGAGATGAAACCCAAGATGGACGTGCTCGAGTTCTGGCAGATCATCAAGCCGGAGCTGCCGGGTGTGCGCGGGCTGTGCACGCAGGTCACCGCGTTCCTCGACGAGACCGCGCTGCGGTCCCGGCTGACCGAGCTGAGTTCGGCCGGCTTCGACGGCATCGCGTTCGTCGGCGTGCCGCGGACGATGAACGACGGGGAGGGCAGCGGCGTCGCCCCGACCGATGCACTGTCGCTCTACGAGGATCTGGTGCCGAACCGCGGTGCCATCCTGATCCCGACCCGCGACGGTGAGCAGGGCCGCTTCACGTTCAAGTGCAAGCAGGGCGCGACCTACGGGATGACGCAGCTGCTGTACTCCGACGCGATCGTCGGATTCCTCGAGGAGTTCGCGGCGAGCAACGAGTACCGCCCGGAGATCCTGCTGTCGTTCGGGTTCGTGCCGAAGATGGAGAGCCGCGTCGGGCTCATCAACTGGCTGATCCAGGATCCGGGTAACGCCGCGGTCGCCGCGGAGCAGGAGTTCGTCAAGACGCTTGCCGCCAGCGAGCCGGCCGACAAGCGGCGGATGCTGCTCGACCTGTACAAACGGGTGATCGACGGTGTCGCGGACCTGGGCTTCCCGCTCAGCGTCCACCTGGAGGCGACCTACGGGGTGTCCACGCCGGCGTTCGAGACGTTCGCCGAGATGCTGGAGTACTGGTCGCCCGGCACTGCATGA
- the hrpA gene encoding ATP-dependent RNA helicase HrpA has translation MSEPSVRELRSRLDGLTYRDAARLGRRLRQAKPGALAPIAEQISAAEALIATRLAAVPAISYPDLPVSERRDEIAKAITENQVIVVAGETGSGKTTQLPKICLELGRGIRGTIGHTQPRRLAARTVAQRIADELGTPLGDAVGYTVRFTDQASDRTLVKLMTDGILLAEIQRDRRLLRYDTLILDEAHERSLNIDFLLGYLRELLPRRPDLKVIVTSATIEPERFAAHFHGAPIVEVSGRTYPVEIRYRPLEVPIIDDSTEDPDDPDHEVVRTELRDPTDAIVDAVRELEAEPPGDVLVFLSGEREIRDTAEVLRGELGPTTEVLPLYARLPTADQQKVFAPHTGRRVVLSTNVAETSLTVPGIRYVVDPGTARISRYSRRTKVQRLPIEPISQASAAQRAGRSGRTAPGVCIRLYSEKDFEGRPRYTDPEILRTNLAAVILQMAALGLGDVEEFPFLDPPEKRSIRDGVTLLQELGAFDLQGTLTDIGRRLARLPLDPRIGRMILQADTEGCVREVLVLAAALSIPDPRERPVDREDAARQKHARFADEHSDFISYLNLWRYLGEQRKERSGSSFRRMCREEFLHYLRIREWQDLTGQLRTIARDLGIRESDEPAPPASVHAALLAGLLSHVGLRDGDGRDYQGARNSRFVLAPGSVLTKRPPRWIVVADLVETSRLFGRIGARIDPDTVERIAGDLVQRTHSEPHWDAERGAVMGFERVTLYGLPLVARRRVNYAQIDPELARELFIRHALVEGDWQTKHHFFRDNARLREELEEVEERARRRDLLVGDEEVFAYYNSRIPENIVSARHFDAWWRKQRHRTPHLLTMTRDDLLRSDGAEELPDQWQAGDLALPLTYRFEPGAADDGITVHVPVEVLARLGGDEFAWHVPALREELVTALIKSLPKELRRNFVPVPDTARDVLRTIDPASGPLLKSLQHELWRRSGVTVPLDAFDLEKIPAHLRVTFAVEKDGAEVARGKDLETLQEQLAAPVRAAVARAVADGLERSGLRTWPDDLDDVPRTVENTTGGHRVRGYPAFVDAGGAVDVRVFATPAEQRAAMGPGIRRLLRLAAPSPVKNVERALDTRRRLVLGANPDGSLGALIEDCADAAVDALVREPVWTRAEFDALRQRVATALVPTTLDIVARVEKVLAAAQQAQVALPAKPPPTQAEAIADVRAQLAALLPKGFVTATGVAHLADLTRYLTAIGRRLERLPHATGADRERMARVHAVQEAYDELRQSLSPSRAAAEDVRDIGRMIQELRVSLWAQQLGTARPVSEQRIYRAIDAVTP, from the coding sequence GTGTCCGAACCGTCCGTCCGTGAGCTGCGCAGCCGCCTGGACGGTCTGACCTACCGCGACGCCGCCCGCCTCGGCCGCCGGCTCAGACAGGCCAAACCCGGGGCGCTCGCGCCGATCGCCGAGCAGATCAGCGCCGCCGAGGCGCTGATCGCCACCCGGTTGGCGGCCGTGCCCGCGATCAGCTACCCCGACCTTCCGGTCAGCGAACGCCGCGACGAGATCGCCAAGGCCATCACCGAGAACCAGGTGATCGTCGTCGCCGGCGAGACCGGATCCGGCAAGACCACCCAGCTGCCGAAGATCTGCCTGGAACTCGGGCGCGGCATCCGCGGCACGATCGGTCACACCCAGCCCCGTCGCCTCGCGGCGCGCACCGTCGCCCAGCGCATCGCCGACGAACTGGGCACTCCGCTCGGAGACGCCGTCGGCTACACCGTGCGGTTCACCGACCAGGCCTCCGACCGAACGCTGGTCAAGCTGATGACCGACGGCATCCTGCTCGCCGAGATCCAGCGCGACCGCCGGTTGCTGCGCTACGACACCCTCATCCTCGACGAGGCCCACGAGCGCAGCCTCAACATCGACTTCCTGCTCGGCTACCTGCGCGAGCTGCTGCCGCGCCGGCCCGACCTCAAGGTCATCGTCACCTCCGCGACGATCGAGCCCGAGCGGTTCGCCGCGCACTTTCATGGCGCGCCCATCGTCGAGGTGTCCGGCCGCACGTATCCGGTGGAGATCCGGTACCGGCCGCTGGAGGTACCGATCATCGACGACTCGACGGAGGACCCGGACGATCCGGACCACGAAGTCGTCCGCACCGAACTCCGCGACCCGACCGACGCGATCGTCGACGCCGTGCGTGAACTCGAGGCCGAACCGCCCGGCGACGTGCTGGTTTTCCTGTCCGGTGAACGTGAGATCCGTGACACCGCCGAGGTGCTGCGCGGTGAGCTGGGCCCGACGACGGAGGTGCTGCCGCTCTACGCGCGCCTGCCCACCGCCGACCAGCAGAAGGTGTTCGCCCCGCACACCGGGCGCCGCGTCGTGCTGTCGACCAACGTCGCCGAGACATCGCTGACGGTCCCGGGCATCCGCTACGTCGTCGACCCGGGTACCGCGCGCATCTCCCGCTACAGCCGTCGCACCAAGGTGCAGCGGCTGCCGATCGAGCCGATCTCGCAGGCGTCGGCCGCCCAGCGCGCCGGCCGGTCGGGCCGCACCGCCCCGGGCGTGTGTATCCGGCTGTACTCCGAGAAGGACTTCGAGGGCAGACCGCGCTACACCGATCCGGAGATCCTGCGCACCAACCTCGCGGCGGTGATCCTGCAGATGGCCGCGCTCGGCCTCGGGGACGTCGAGGAGTTCCCGTTCCTGGACCCGCCGGAGAAACGCAGCATCCGCGACGGCGTGACCCTGCTGCAGGAGCTCGGCGCGTTCGACCTGCAGGGGACGCTCACCGACATCGGGCGCCGGCTGGCGCGGCTGCCGCTCGACCCGCGGATCGGCCGGATGATCCTGCAGGCCGACACCGAAGGCTGCGTGCGCGAGGTGCTGGTGCTCGCGGCCGCGCTGTCGATCCCCGATCCGCGGGAGCGCCCCGTCGACCGCGAGGACGCCGCCCGCCAGAAGCACGCCCGGTTCGCCGACGAGCACTCCGATTTCATCTCCTACCTCAACCTGTGGCGGTACCTCGGCGAGCAACGAAAAGAGCGCTCCGGCAGCTCTTTCCGGCGGATGTGCCGCGAGGAGTTCCTGCACTACCTGCGGATCCGCGAGTGGCAGGACCTGACCGGCCAGCTGCGCACCATCGCCCGCGACCTCGGCATCCGCGAATCCGACGAACCCGCACCGCCGGCCAGCGTGCACGCCGCGCTGCTGGCCGGGCTGCTGTCGCATGTCGGGCTGCGCGACGGGGACGGACGCGACTATCAGGGCGCGCGGAACTCGCGATTCGTCCTGGCGCCCGGTTCGGTGCTGACCAAGCGGCCGCCGCGCTGGATCGTCGTCGCGGACCTGGTGGAGACCAGCCGGCTGTTCGGCCGCATCGGCGCGCGCATCGATCCCGACACCGTCGAGCGGATCGCCGGAGATCTGGTGCAGCGCACCCACAGTGAACCGCACTGGGACGCCGAACGCGGTGCGGTGATGGGGTTCGAGCGGGTCACGCTCTACGGGCTGCCGCTGGTGGCGCGCCGCCGCGTCAACTACGCGCAGATCGACCCGGAACTGGCGCGCGAACTGTTCATCCGCCACGCCCTGGTCGAAGGCGACTGGCAGACCAAACACCATTTCTTCCGCGACAACGCGCGGCTGCGTGAGGAACTCGAAGAGGTCGAGGAGCGGGCCCGCCGGCGCGATCTGCTGGTCGGCGACGAAGAGGTGTTCGCGTACTACAACTCGCGCATCCCCGAAAACATCGTCTCGGCACGGCATTTCGACGCGTGGTGGCGTAAGCAGCGGCACAGGACGCCTCATCTGTTGACGATGACGCGCGACGACCTGTTGCGGTCCGACGGCGCCGAGGAACTGCCCGACCAGTGGCAAGCCGGGGACCTCGCGCTGCCGCTGACCTACCGCTTCGAACCCGGTGCGGCCGACGACGGCATCACGGTGCACGTGCCCGTCGAGGTGCTGGCCCGCCTCGGCGGTGACGAGTTCGCCTGGCATGTGCCGGCTTTGCGTGAGGAGCTGGTCACCGCGCTGATCAAGTCGCTACCGAAGGAGCTGCGCCGCAACTTCGTTCCCGTGCCGGACACCGCGCGGGACGTGCTGCGAACGATCGATCCGGCCAGCGGACCGCTGCTGAAGAGCCTGCAGCACGAACTGTGGCGGCGCAGCGGTGTGACGGTGCCGCTCGACGCGTTCGACCTCGAGAAGATTCCGGCGCATCTGCGGGTGACGTTCGCGGTCGAGAAGGACGGCGCCGAGGTGGCGCGGGGCAAGGATCTGGAGACGCTGCAGGAGCAGTTGGCCGCACCGGTGCGGGCCGCCGTCGCGCGTGCGGTGGCCGACGGGCTGGAGCGGAGCGGGCTGCGCACCTGGCCGGACGACCTCGACGACGTGCCCCGCACGGTCGAGAACACCACTGGCGGGCATCGGGTCCGGGGCTATCCGGCGTTCGTCGACGCGGGCGGTGCGGTCGACGTGCGGGTCTTCGCGACGCCGGCCGAGCAGCGCGCCGCGATGGGTCCCGGGATCCGGCGGCTGTTGCGGTTGGCGGCGCCGTCGCCGGTCAAGAACGTGGAGCGCGCGCTGGACACCCGGCGCCGGTTGGTGCTCGGCGCGAACCCGGACGGATCGCTGGGTGCGCTGATCGAAGACTGTGCGGATGCGGCGGTGGATGCGCTTGTCCGCGAGCCGGTGTGGACGAGGGCAGAGTTCGATGCGCTGCGGCAGCGGGTGGCGACGGCGTTGGTGCCGACGACGCTCGACATCGTGGCCCGGGTGGAGAAGGTGCTGGCCGCCGCGCAACAGGCGCAGGTGGCGCTGCCGGCCAAGCCCCCGCCCACGCAGGCCGAGGCGATCGCCGACGTCCGCGCGCAGCTCGCGGCGCTGCTCCCGAAGGGCTTCGTCACCGCGACGGGGGTGGCGCACCTGGCCGACCTGACCCGGTACCTCACCGCGATCGGTCGCCGCCTCGAGCGACTGCCGCATGCCACCGGCGCCGACCGCGAACGGATGGCGCGGGTGCACGCCGTGCAGGAAGCCTATGACGAACTACGACAGTCGCTTTCGCCGAGCCGCGCCGCCGCCGAGGACGTCCGGGACATCGGGCGG